The genomic segment CGGCCGCCGACAACGCCGGTACCGAGGCCGCGGCCCGGGTGGCGGATGTCCTGCTGCTGTTCACCGGTGGTCCCCGTTATCTCGGGGTGAGCGCGATCAGCCGCGAGCTGGGCCTGTCGAAGGCGGTGGTGTACCGGATCCTGCAGTCGCTGGTGTCGCGGGACGTACTCGCCACCGACGACGGGGTCTCCGGCTATCGGCTGGGCGCGGCGGCGGCCGCGCTCGGGGCCAGCGCGCTGCGGCGCTTCGACGCGCGGACGGTCGCGACGCCGGTGCTGCGGCGGTTGCGCGACGAGACCCGCGAGACGACCACGCTGTCCGGCCTGGTCGGCGACGAGCGCGTCTACCTCGACCAGTTCGAGAGCCCGCGCGAGATCAAGATGACCGTCGAACTCGGCCGGCGCTTCCCGCTGCACGCGGGATCCTCCGGCAAGGTGATCCTGGCATTCCTGCCCGAGGAGCGGCGGGAGACGCTGCTGCACCGGCCGCTGGATTCGCTCACCGACAACACCATCACCGACGAGGTGACGCTGCGCGCGGCCCTGGCGGAGGCCACCCGCGAGGGGGTGGCCGTCTCCCTGGGCGAGCGGCAGGCCGGCGCGGGCTCGGTCGCGGCGCCGCTGTTCGGACCGGGCGGCGAGGTGCACGGCTCGATCAGCATCTGCGGACCGCAGTACCGGTTCACCCCCGAGGTGATCGAGCACTACCGCGCGCTGATCCGCGCCGCCGCCGAGGAGATCCGGACCGATTGGAGCTGGCTGCGGGCCCGGCCCGGTCAGGACTGAACCCGCACGGCGACAACGACTTCCGGCGACGGGACTACCGGTCCCGGTAGGCCTCCAGCAGTCGCAGCCAGACCTCGCTGATCGTCGGGAACGACGGCACCGCGTGCCAGAGCCGGTCGACGGGCACCTCACCGGTGATCGCGACGGTCGCCGAATGCAGCAGTTCCGCGACGCCCGGCCCGGCGAAGGTGGCGCCGAGGAGCACCCGGCGGTCCGGATCGATCAGGACCCGCGCGCGGCCCCGGTATTCCGGTTCGTACTGCGCGGCGCCCGCCACCTGCCCGATGTCGTAGTCGACCACGTCCACCGCGCGCCCGGCCGCGGCGGCGTCGGCGGTGCTGAGGCCGACCGCCGCGATCTCCGGATCGGTGAACACGACCTGCGGCACCGCCTCGGCGTCGGCGGTCCCGATGTGCCGGCCCCAGCGTCCGGTGTCCAGCGGCTGTTCCTGCGCGCGGGCCGCGATCACCGCACCGGCGATCCGCGCCTGGTACTTGCCCTGATGGGTCAGCAGCGCACGGTGATTCACGTCCCCCACCGCGTACAGCCAGTCGCCGTCGACCCCGGTCACCGTGTAGGAGTCGTCGGTGGGCAGCCAGCCGCCCGGCGCCAGGCCGACGGTCTCGAGGCCGAGGTCCGCGGTGCGCGGCGTGCGGCCCGTCGCGACCAGCAGTTCGTCGGCGACGAGCCGGCTGCCGTCGGCGAGGGTCAGGTGCACGGCGCCGTCGGCGCCGCGCTCGGCGGCGGTGATCGTGGTACCGAAATGCAGTTGCACCCCGGCCGCCAGCAGCCGTTCCGCCACCAGATCCGCAGCGAAATCCTCGACCCGGCCCAGCAACCGCGACCCGCGGGCGACGAGGGTGACCTGCGCGCCGAGGGCCTGCCAGGCGGTGGCCATCTCGGTGGCGACCACCCCGGCCCCGAGGATCGCCAACCGGCCCGGCACCGCGTGCGCACCGGTGGCCTCCCGGCTGGTCCACGGCCGCACCGCGTCCAGGCCGGGCAGCGGCGGCATGGCCGCGCCGGTGCCGGTGCACACCGCCACCGCGTGCCGGGCCGCCAGCCGCACGGTGCCGCCGTCCGGGGTGCGGACGCTGACCCGCCGGGGTCCGTCGAGGCGGCCGTGCCCGCGCACGAGTTCGACCTTCACCGACTCGAGCCATTCGACCTGGCCCGCGTCGTTCCAGTCGGAGACCATCCGGTCGCGGTGCCGCAGTACGGCGGCCGCGTCCAGCGGACCGGTGACCACGGAGCCGACCCCCGGGAATCCGGCGGCCTCGCGGTAGAGCAGCGCGGGCCGCAGCAGCGCCTTGCTGGGTTCGCAGGCCCAGTACGAACATTCGCCGCCGACCAGTTCGGATTCGACGATCACGGTGCTCAGCCCGGCTGCCTGGGTCCGGTCGGCGACGTTCTCGCCGACCGGCCCGGCCCCGATCACCACGACGTCGTAGGTGCGAATTTCGTTGTCGGACACGGTTTCACCTTCCGGTTTGTCGGATCAGCGGCCGGGTGCGCGCTGCGTGATCTCCTGCAGGAACCAGCCGTTGCCGTCCGGATCGTCGAACGCGGCGAACGAACCGTAGCTGCGACGCTCCGGATCCGCACCCGGCACGCGGGCCGCGGTCCCGGCGTGGTGGAACGCGCCGGTGGCATCGCGGAACGGGCCGTCGACCGCGACGCCGTGCGCGGTCAACTCCGCGATCGCCCGCTCGATATCGGTGACGATCAGGTGCAGCCCTTGCAGGCTACCCGGCTCGGCGGACGCTACACCGGTGCCGAAGATGATCGAACATTCCGAACCCGGCGGGGTCACCTGCACGACGCGATAATCGTCGCCGATCGGGAAATCGGCGTCGAGGCGGAATCCGAGCCGGTCGACGTAGAACGCCTCGGCGCGATCGACATCGGCGACGGGTACGACGACGACTTCCAGTTTCATGTCCACAGCGGTGTTCTCCTCGGAGGTTCGTGGGCGGGGCGGTTCCCACTGTCCCGGAGTACGCATGCCGATCGCGTCGGTCGGATGACGCTGTGACGACGTAATCCCGCGGGCCGCTGCGTACCGGCAGGGGATCATTCCGAAGAGGCTTCGCTCAGCTCCATGAGCGCCGAAATCGTCCCGATCGGATCTGCCCATCGGTGGTGCGGTCGCGATGCGCGCAGAACCGGAGGATCAGCCGATCGGCCGCTCGGTGGTGGCGGAGCCTCTACTATCGACCGGTGCATCGTTCCCGCGATCCGATCGGGTGTTCCACAATTCCACCGGCATCGGTGATCGCCAGCGGCACAACGCTTTCCGAACATCGCGGATTCGCGTGCACCGGTGTCCGGCACGGCACGACAGGAGACGATCTCATGGTGACCATCATCGGCGGCGGTATCGCCGGATCCGCCCTGGCCGGCGGGCTGGCCCGGCACGGCATCCCGGTAACCCTCCACGAACAGCAGAGCACCGGATCCGCCGGGGGCGCATTCCTGTTCGTGGACGGCCGGGGCCATGCGGCGCTGCGCCACCTCGGGCTGGACGACGAACAGGTGGCCGCTGCCTCGTATCCGCTGGACGGACTGGACTACGCGGACAGTCGCGGGGTGCGCAGCGCGATGCCGTCGCGGGGACACCGATTCTGGTTGCGCCGCGAGCTGATCGCGCTGCTGGAGAAGTTCGCGGACGAATCCGGGGCCGACGTCCGGCGCGGCGAACCCGTCACCGGACTCGATCGCGACGGCGACGGCCACATCCTGCGCGCCGAGGGCCGCGATATCGCCGCCGACGGCCCGATCATCGCCGCCGACGGCATCGACTCCGTGGTCCGCACCCGGCTCGAACCGGATCGCGTCCCGGTCTACGCCGGTGACGTCGTGCTCTACGGCATGACCACCGCGGCGGTACCCGATCTGCCGACCACCCCCGCGGTCCTGCACTTCGACGCGGAGATCGCCGCCGACGGCACCGGCGCCGCCACCTTCGGCCACCTCTGGCGCCCCGGCGACGAGACCGCGTGGTGGTTCGTCCGCATCGCCCGCCCACCCCTGCCCGGCGCCGCCGACGATCTCGGCCTCCGGCCGGTCGGCGACTGGGCCGACGCCGTCCTGGCCGCCACCCCCACCCGGCGCGCGCTCGCCGAGTCCTTCCTCGCCCGCACCGAGGTCGTCCACGTCAGCAATGCGCGCAACGTCCCGCTGGACGGCGCCCGGCCGCCGAGCGACCCGATCCTGCTGATCGGCGACGCGGACCACGCCATCACCCCCGCCGCCGGCGTCGGCGCCCGCGACGCCCTCGAGGACGCCGACGCCGTATTCGCGGCCCTGCTCACCGGCGATTCCCCCGCCGCCGCCATGGCCGAGCGCCGCACCCGGATCCTCGCCGACCGCGCGGCCACCCGCCGCGGCGCGCCCCGCAGGACGTAACGGCAACACCGATCGCCGTGGCGCCGCCCGCGCGGGCGGCGCCGGACCGAAACCCCATGAGCTACATCGGTTCCCGGCCCCGGCGGCCGCCTCGGATCAGCGACCGCGGCGCACGAACCTGCCGATCGGGGCGCCGACCACCTTGCCGTCGGCGAACACCTGGTTGCCGCGGACGAAGGTGTCGGTGACCCTGGCGGTCATGTCGAAACCCTCGAACGGGGTGTACTCCTGGGTGGACTCCGAATCGGCGGCGCGGACGGTCCACTGGACGTTCGGGTCGACCAGCGCGATGTCGGCGTCGTAGCCCTCGGCGATGGTGCCCTTGTTCCGCAGGCCGTAGCGCTGAGCCGGGTTGGCCGACAACAGCTGCGCGATCCGCTGCAACGACAGGCCGCGCTTGGTGCCCTCGCCGACCAGGCCCGGCAGCAGGTACTCGGCGCCGCCGAAGCCGGACTTGGCGAGGAATACGTCACCGCGGTCGGCGCCGAACTTCAGTTCGTCCCGGCAGCAGGCGTGATCGCTGACCACCCAGTCGATATCGCCGGCCAGCATGTGCCGCCACAGCGCCTCGACATCCTCGCGCTCGCGCAGCGGCGGGTTGACCTTGCCGCCGATGCCGACGGCGGTGTCCACGTCGGCGAGCAGGTGGCCGATGGTGACCTCGCGGCGGAAGTCGATGTGCGGGAACGCCTTCTGCATCGTGAGGGCGGCCGACAGCGCCTTCTCCGAGGACAGGTGCAGCAGGTTGATGTTCGGCAGCTGCGTCTCGTGCGCGAGGTACGAGGCGATGGTGACCGCCAGGCCCTCCGAATGCGGTGGGCGCGAGGCACTGTAGGCGCGCAGGCCGGTCAGCGAGCCGTCCTGTTCCACCAGTTTGGTGTAGGCGGTCATGATCTCGGCGGTCTCGCAGTGCAGCGACAGCGAGATGTGCGGCGCGTACTCGGTGAGGATCTCGCGGGCCTGCTGCACGCCGCGCATGACGAATTCGAAGTGCGCGATGTCGTAGCGCTCGTCCGGCGGGATCATCAGGAAGTCGCTCTGGCTGGTCGACCGGCCGTGCAGGCCGTGGCTGCCGTAGAACATGAAGATCTTGAACGACGTGACGCCGAATTCCTCGACCAGGAACGGGATCTCCTCGATGTGCTGCGAGCTCATCGGGGCGAGGTGGTAGGCGTAGTCGACGTAGGCGTTGCCCTCGGACAGGCTCAGCACCTCGGGGAAGAAGTCCCGGTAGCTGCCGCCCTTGTTCAGGTAGTACTGCCCGGTGCGCATGTAGGTCAGCGAGGTGGTGACGCCACCCTGCGCGCTGGCCCGGCTCTCGGTGCGGGTGTCCTCGGACAGCTCGTTGTAGATGCCCCAATGCTGGTGCGCGTCCACCACACCCGGGAAGGCGAGCAGCCCGCGGCCGTCGACCACCCGCGCCGCGTCGTCGGCGGGCAGATCCGCGGCCACCCGGACGATCTTGCCGTCGTTCACCGCGATGTCGAGCAGCGCCGGCTGCGCGGTGTCGGGATCCTCGGGCCGCACGACCCGGACGTTCTTGATGAGCAGTTCCGTAGTTGCCATGTCAGTCAAATTCCTTCGCGTGAAATTCAGGCCGCGCGGCGAGCGACGTCGCCCGCGGCCAGGTAAGCCAGCCCGAAGGCGGGCAGGAGCCCGTTACCGGGCAAATATCCGGCGGCGCCGTGACCGGAGATGCTCGCCGCGGCGCCACCTGCGGCGTAGAGGCCGGGAATCGCCCGGTCCTGCGCGTCGACCACGGCGGCATGCTCGTTCACGAGCAGCCCGCCCTGGGTGTGGAACAGCGCGGGCACCACCCGCACCGCGGCCCAGCGGCCCCCGAGCGGCCGCTCCCAGTTGGTGCGCCCGTACGGATCCGCCTGCTCGCCGCGCGCGATCGCTTGCGCGGCAGCCAATTCCGCGACCAGCGCGGCGGCGGGCAACCCGGTCGCCGCCGCCAGCTCGGTCGCGTCGTCGGCCCACACCACCGCACCCGAGGCGACCACGTTCCGGAAGTCCTGGAACGGCTGACATTGCCCGAAGACGTTCTCGTCGAACACGATCCAGCCGGTCGCGCCGGGCCGGGCCGCCAGTTCCGCGGCGTACTCGGAGTAGCCGCGCGTCTCGTTGCCGAAGCGGTGCCCGGTGGTGTCCACCAGCACCGCACCGTGGATGATCGTCGCCCAGCCGAGCAAGGTACCCGCCATGGCCGACACCGCCCCGTGCCCCTGGTACGCGTCCAGGAATCCCGTTGCGGCGCCGAGCTTCTCACCGATGCGCAGTGCGTCACCGAGCGACTGGTCACTGCCCTGGTAGAGCGCGTCCGCGATCTCCGGCAGATACCGTTGCACCAGATCGCGATCCGCGCCGAAACCGTTGGTGGCCAACAGGACCGCGCGGGTCGGGATCTCCTCCTCGACCCCGTCCGGATAGCGGACCACGGCGGCGCGCACCCCCTCGGCATCGGTGAGCACGTCGACCAGCTTCGCGGGCACGAGCATCTCGATGTTCTCGTGCTCGGCCACCCGGCGGGCCAGATGGTCGATGACCCCCGACCCGTGCCGCCCCTCGATCGAATGACAGCGCGGCACCGCGTGACCGGGATAGTTGAAGTCCGTCACCAGCGACAGCGGCAGCCCGACCGAATCGTGCAGCCACTCCACGAGTTCCGCACTGACCCCGGCCAACGTGCGGGACAACCGCGCCTCGGCCTGCCCCTTCGTCTTGGCCATGATGTCGGCGACGAAGGTCTCCGGCGAATCCTCGATTCCCGCCTCCCGCTGCCACCGGGATCCCGCACCGGGGAACATCGCGGTCGACATGGACGTGTTGTTACCCCGCCGGAAATGCTCACTGGCCTCCACGACCAGCACACTCAGGCCGAGCTCGGCCGCGCGCAGCGCACCGGCGAGACCGCCACCGGCCCCGGCGACGATCAGATCGGGTCCGTCACTCATCACACCTCCTCGACGGCGAGCACGCGCAGCGCCAGTTCGGTCGGGTCGACGATGCGGGCGGGGAGGTCGGCGGGTTCGACGTCGACGGCGGAGCAGCCGTTGATGACAGCGGTCGCACCCTGGTCGGCCAGGTCGCGAACGGCTTCGCCGAGAGCCCGGTTCCAGACCTCGGTTTCGGCGATGGCGCTGAACGGGAGGTCGAGCACGCGGCTGCCGACGTAGTGTGCGCCGAGTCCGTAATCGGCGATGCGCTTGTCGAACTCGGCGGCGATGGCCTCGTTGCGGACCACCGCGCCGAAGCGGATTCCCTTGCCCGCCAGGTGGGTCGCCGACAGTTTCAATATGCCGTGCACCGGCACGTCGGTCTCGGAGACGGTGTCGGGGACCGCCGGGTCCAGGACGCAGTCCGGGAAGGCGAGGTCGAAATCCGTTCCGGCGGTGGCCAGTACGGCCGCCACCTCGCGTTCGGAGGCCCGCACGGATTCGCCCGTGTCCAGCGACGTCGGCGCGGCGGCGCCGACGTCGCGGAGTTCGATCCGCAGGCCGGGCGGCGCGAGCCGGTCGTAGCGGTCCTGCCGCCGCCGGATCTCCTCGGGCGGCAGGTGGATGGGCGTCACCGCGAAGGCACGCATCAGTTCGTCTCCTTCTCTTCCTCTTCCGTACCGGCCAGCTCGCGCAGCGCGTCGCCGACGCGGGGCAGGCCGGGCAGGGCGTGGCTCAGCGCGACCGCGCGATCCACGAATTCGGGCTGCCGGGGCAGCCAGCCCCGCAACAGGGCGATCACGTCCTGTTCGCTCAGTGGGTGGTGATCGGCGTCGCCGATCGGGTTCGGCACCTCACGGGTCAGCGTGCCGCCGTCGGCGAACCGGACGGTGGCGCGGACCGCGCGCTCGGCGGGCAACCGGGCGGTCAGGTCGTCGGCCGCGACCAGCCGGACCCGGCGGGCCAGCGCGCGCACGGCCGGATCGTCGAGCGCACTGTCCGGTCCGACGTGGCCGGTCCGGGCCGCGGTCGCCACCACGAACGGCGTGGAGAACATCGCCGACAGCCGGTTCGTCCATTCGGTGCCGGTCAGCCCCGCGCCGAGCGCATGGCTCTCCACCAGGATCTCGGCGATACCGTCGGCCCGGAATCCCGGCTCGCCACGCAGAT from the Nocardia sp. BMG111209 genome contains:
- a CDS encoding IclR family transcriptional regulator — translated: MTIKSTAGRRPPPAADNAGTEAAARVADVLLLFTGGPRYLGVSAISRELGLSKAVVYRILQSLVSRDVLATDDGVSGYRLGAAAAALGASALRRFDARTVATPVLRRLRDETRETTTLSGLVGDERVYLDQFESPREIKMTVELGRRFPLHAGSSGKVILAFLPEERRETLLHRPLDSLTDNTITDEVTLRAALAEATREGVAVSLGERQAGAGSVAAPLFGPGGEVHGSISICGPQYRFTPEVIEHYRALIRAAAEEIRTDWSWLRARPGQD
- a CDS encoding NAD(P)/FAD-dependent oxidoreductase — protein: MSDNEIRTYDVVVIGAGPVGENVADRTQAAGLSTVIVESELVGGECSYWACEPSKALLRPALLYREAAGFPGVGSVVTGPLDAAAVLRHRDRMVSDWNDAGQVEWLESVKVELVRGHGRLDGPRRVSVRTPDGGTVRLAARHAVAVCTGTGAAMPPLPGLDAVRPWTSREATGAHAVPGRLAILGAGVVATEMATAWQALGAQVTLVARGSRLLGRVEDFAADLVAERLLAAGVQLHFGTTITAAERGADGAVHLTLADGSRLVADELLVATGRTPRTADLGLETVGLAPGGWLPTDDSYTVTGVDGDWLYAVGDVNHRALLTHQGKYQARIAGAVIAARAQEQPLDTGRWGRHIGTADAEAVPQVVFTDPEIAAVGLSTADAAAAGRAVDVVDYDIGQVAGAAQYEPEYRGRARVLIDPDRRVLLGATFAGPGVAELLHSATVAITGEVPVDRLWHAVPSFPTISEVWLRLLEAYRDR
- a CDS encoding VOC family protein; protein product: MKLEVVVVPVADVDRAEAFYVDRLGFRLDADFPIGDDYRVVQVTPPGSECSIIFGTGVASAEPGSLQGLHLIVTDIERAIAELTAHGVAVDGPFRDATGAFHHAGTAARVPGADPERRSYGSFAAFDDPDGNGWFLQEITQRAPGR
- a CDS encoding NAD(P)/FAD-dependent oxidoreductase; translation: MVTIIGGGIAGSALAGGLARHGIPVTLHEQQSTGSAGGAFLFVDGRGHAALRHLGLDDEQVAAASYPLDGLDYADSRGVRSAMPSRGHRFWLRRELIALLEKFADESGADVRRGEPVTGLDRDGDGHILRAEGRDIAADGPIIAADGIDSVVRTRLEPDRVPVYAGDVVLYGMTTAAVPDLPTTPAVLHFDAEIAADGTGAATFGHLWRPGDETAWWFVRIARPPLPGAADDLGLRPVGDWADAVLAATPTRRALAESFLARTEVVHVSNARNVPLDGARPPSDPILLIGDADHAITPAAGVGARDALEDADAVFAALLTGDSPAAAMAERRTRILADRAATRRGAPRRT
- a CDS encoding dihydroorotase family protein, with amino-acid sequence MATTELLIKNVRVVRPEDPDTAQPALLDIAVNDGKIVRVAADLPADDAARVVDGRGLLAFPGVVDAHQHWGIYNELSEDTRTESRASAQGGVTTSLTYMRTGQYYLNKGGSYRDFFPEVLSLSEGNAYVDYAYHLAPMSSQHIEEIPFLVEEFGVTSFKIFMFYGSHGLHGRSTSQSDFLMIPPDERYDIAHFEFVMRGVQQAREILTEYAPHISLSLHCETAEIMTAYTKLVEQDGSLTGLRAYSASRPPHSEGLAVTIASYLAHETQLPNINLLHLSSEKALSAALTMQKAFPHIDFRREVTIGHLLADVDTAVGIGGKVNPPLREREDVEALWRHMLAGDIDWVVSDHACCRDELKFGADRGDVFLAKSGFGGAEYLLPGLVGEGTKRGLSLQRIAQLLSANPAQRYGLRNKGTIAEGYDADIALVDPNVQWTVRAADSESTQEYTPFEGFDMTARVTDTFVRGNQVFADGKVVGAPIGRFVRRGR
- a CDS encoding FAD-binding protein, with translation MSDGPDLIVAGAGGGLAGALRAAELGLSVLVVEASEHFRRGNNTSMSTAMFPGAGSRWQREAGIEDSPETFVADIMAKTKGQAEARLSRTLAGVSAELVEWLHDSVGLPLSLVTDFNYPGHAVPRCHSIEGRHGSGVIDHLARRVAEHENIEMLVPAKLVDVLTDAEGVRAAVVRYPDGVEEEIPTRAVLLATNGFGADRDLVQRYLPEIADALYQGSDQSLGDALRIGEKLGAATGFLDAYQGHGAVSAMAGTLLGWATIIHGAVLVDTTGHRFGNETRGYSEYAAELAARPGATGWIVFDENVFGQCQPFQDFRNVVASGAVVWADDATELAAATGLPAAALVAELAAAQAIARGEQADPYGRTNWERPLGGRWAAVRVVPALFHTQGGLLVNEHAAVVDAQDRAIPGLYAAGGAAASISGHGAAGYLPGNGLLPAFGLAYLAAGDVARRAA
- a CDS encoding aspartate/glutamate racemase family protein gives rise to the protein MRAFAVTPIHLPPEEIRRRQDRYDRLAPPGLRIELRDVGAAAPTSLDTGESVRASEREVAAVLATAGTDFDLAFPDCVLDPAVPDTVSETDVPVHGILKLSATHLAGKGIRFGAVVRNEAIAAEFDKRIADYGLGAHYVGSRVLDLPFSAIAETEVWNRALGEAVRDLADQGATAVINGCSAVDVEPADLPARIVDPTELALRVLAVEEV